One region of Rhodocaloribacter litoris genomic DNA includes:
- a CDS encoding NAD(+)/NADH kinase: MIFGITGNTRKEQLWRPVAGLLAWMQARQLRFCLHPAVAEGLQARGLLEAGVCKAHTSADLAGDADVVLSFGGDGTLLNTAHEVGRHGTPILGVNIGRLGFLADVEVGHVRETVERLLRGEYRLEARMVLEAEADNGTALEGRWALNEFVLLRRGETGMVSIEVKVDGVPLNTYWADGLIIATPTGSTAYSLSVGGPILVPGCGSVVLTPIAPHALTARPIVLPDTVRIEARVLNEDQPYVFTADGTSTVLSGPSIRLTIRRAAHTVNLIKLPEQHFFQNLRSKLMWGARKE, from the coding sequence ATGATTTTCGGTATCACCGGCAATACCCGCAAGGAGCAGCTGTGGCGTCCCGTTGCCGGGCTGCTTGCGTGGATGCAGGCCCGGCAGCTCCGCTTTTGCCTGCACCCGGCCGTGGCCGAAGGGTTGCAGGCACGGGGACTGCTGGAGGCCGGCGTGTGCAAGGCCCACACCTCCGCCGACCTGGCCGGTGATGCCGACGTGGTGCTGTCCTTCGGTGGAGACGGCACGCTGCTCAATACGGCGCACGAGGTGGGGCGCCACGGCACCCCGATCCTGGGCGTCAACATCGGGCGGCTGGGTTTTCTGGCGGACGTCGAGGTAGGGCACGTCCGGGAAACCGTCGAACGCCTGCTCCGGGGAGAATACCGCCTCGAAGCGAGAATGGTCCTCGAAGCCGAGGCGGACAACGGGACGGCACTCGAAGGCCGGTGGGCACTCAACGAGTTCGTGCTCCTGCGCCGGGGCGAGACCGGCATGGTCTCCATCGAGGTGAAGGTGGACGGCGTGCCGCTCAACACGTACTGGGCCGACGGCCTCATCATCGCCACCCCCACCGGCTCGACGGCCTATTCACTCTCGGTGGGTGGGCCGATCCTGGTGCCCGGATGCGGGTCGGTGGTCCTCACGCCCATTGCCCCGCACGCGCTCACGGCCCGCCCCATCGTCCTGCCGGACACGGTGCGCATCGAGGCCCGCGTCCTGAACGAGGACCAGCCCTACGTTTTCACGGCCGACGGCACGAGCACCGTCCTGTCCGGCCCCTCGATCCGGCTCACCATCCGCCGGGCCGCCCACACGGTCAACCTGATCAAACTCCCCGAACAGCATTTCTTCCAGAACCTGCGGAGCAAGCTCATGTGGGGCGCCCGGAAAGAGTAG
- a CDS encoding 4Fe-4S binding protein — protein sequence MGLVNHVEPEVPVYSDRYDRSLALGEGGALLTSGQKVGMALAGFGLLLFVVAAFGAGPISPVKAFVAGLLVLVFGLVLYYTRSLAAPTTRLSKGARTGLVLFGAGLLGLLAAATGAGSLAPVFFFAWGIGLTCLGGLLYFRARYAGHPAGIRNDGLMHSATTARGAVGWLLGIVFTGFYVLLYWFPGALEGLIRTVDPLSHLLRGGPADQWFLYGTFYTLAVLVMGVRALYRYRHSRYQVLRTLSVMFFQLVFAYLIPAILVVLNQPEFYFSYFWPLKYSYLWPSDVGWLMAHPGGLGVFMVFWGVVLSFVATPILTYFFGKRWYCSWVCGCGGLAETFGDPWRHLSDKSLKAWQIERWMVHGVLVFVVVTTALLWINSATEGAIFGGLSQAYARAYGFLIGAVFAGVIGVGFYPVMGSRVWCRFGCPMAAILGLFQKYFSRFRITTNGGQCISCGNCSAYCEMGIDVRWYAQRGQNVIRASCVGCGICSAVCPRGVLNLENGPRRGRYNGPVLVERDALTLLSEEDVAG from the coding sequence ATGGGCCTCGTTAACCACGTAGAACCGGAGGTGCCGGTCTATTCGGACCGGTATGACCGCAGCCTTGCGCTGGGCGAGGGGGGCGCGTTGCTCACCAGCGGGCAGAAGGTGGGCATGGCGCTGGCCGGTTTCGGGCTGCTGCTTTTCGTCGTGGCGGCGTTCGGAGCCGGTCCCATCTCGCCCGTGAAGGCGTTCGTCGCCGGGCTGCTGGTGCTGGTCTTCGGGCTGGTGTTGTACTATACCCGGAGCCTGGCCGCCCCGACGACCCGTCTCTCGAAGGGCGCGCGCACCGGGCTGGTGCTCTTCGGTGCGGGGTTGCTGGGGTTGCTCGCGGCGGCAACGGGGGCGGGCAGTCTGGCGCCGGTTTTCTTCTTTGCCTGGGGCATCGGGCTTACCTGCCTGGGCGGGTTGCTCTACTTCCGGGCACGGTACGCGGGGCACCCGGCCGGCATCCGCAACGACGGGCTGATGCACTCGGCGACGACGGCCCGCGGCGCCGTCGGGTGGCTGCTGGGGATCGTCTTTACCGGTTTCTACGTGCTGCTCTACTGGTTTCCCGGCGCCCTCGAAGGACTCATCCGCACCGTGGATCCGCTGAGCCACCTGCTGCGCGGCGGTCCGGCGGACCAGTGGTTCCTCTACGGCACTTTCTACACGCTGGCCGTGCTCGTCATGGGCGTGCGGGCTCTCTACCGGTACCGTCACAGCCGGTATCAGGTCCTGCGCACCCTCTCGGTGATGTTCTTCCAGCTCGTCTTTGCCTACCTGATCCCGGCGATCCTGGTCGTGCTCAACCAGCCCGAGTTCTATTTCAGCTATTTCTGGCCGCTCAAGTACTCGTACCTCTGGCCCTCGGATGTGGGGTGGTTGATGGCACACCCGGGTGGTCTGGGGGTCTTTATGGTGTTCTGGGGGGTAGTGCTCTCGTTCGTTGCCACCCCGATCCTGACGTATTTCTTCGGGAAACGGTGGTACTGCTCGTGGGTGTGCGGTTGCGGCGGGCTGGCCGAGACGTTCGGCGATCCCTGGCGGCACCTCTCGGACAAATCGCTCAAGGCCTGGCAGATCGAGCGGTGGATGGTCCATGGCGTCCTGGTCTTCGTGGTGGTGACGACGGCGCTGCTGTGGATCAACTCGGCCACGGAAGGGGCGATCTTCGGGGGGCTGTCGCAGGCCTACGCGCGGGCCTATGGTTTCCTGATCGGTGCCGTTTTTGCCGGGGTCATCGGGGTGGGCTTTTACCCGGTCATGGGCTCGCGCGTCTGGTGCCGCTTCGGCTGCCCGATGGCCGCGATCCTGGGGCTCTTTCAGAAATACTTTTCCCGCTTCCGGATCACCACCAACGGCGGGCAGTGCATCTCGTGCGGCAACTGCTCGGCGTACTGCGAGATGGGGATCGACGTGCGATGGTACGCCCAGCGCGGGCAGAACGTCATCCGGGCTTCATGCGTCGGGTGCGGCATCTGTTCGGCGGTCTGTCCGCGCGGCGTGCTGAACCTCGAAAACGGCCCGCGCCGGGGGCGCTACAACGGGCCGGTGCTCGTCGAGCGCGACGCCCTGACACTGCTCTCCGAGGAGGACGTCGCCGGGTAG
- a CDS encoding YifB family Mg chelatase-like AAA ATPase: protein MLSHVWSSTTLGVDALPIEIETHIDQGLPSYTVVGLPAGAVRECRDRIWAALKNTALPVPRGAITINLAPADVRKEGASLDLPIALGLLAAGGDHFDPARLDRYFITGELALDGTVRPVSGVLPMTLRARQEGKRGVLVPAENAPEAAVVEGMEVYPIANIVEAFRLLAGYDTAPKPFRRDLRRLFEEARRETVDFADVRGQENVKRALEVAAAGGHNVIMIGPPGAGKTMLARRLPTILPPLSPDEALETTKIHSVGGKLRGGHGLIATRPFRAPHHTISDAGLCGGGAHPRPGEISLAHNGVLFLDELPEFKRQVLEVLRQPLEDGCITISRAQLSVEYPARFMLVASMNPCPCGHLNDPHRACVCAPPQVQRYLAKISGPLMDRIDLHIEVTPVPFEELSRRGEGEPSAAVRARVVAARERQAARFAGEPGVYCNAQMGSRLVRRYCKTKKEGQQLLRLAIERLGLSARAYDRILKVARTIADLAGAEDIGPEHLSEAIQYRSLDRGWWHG, encoded by the coding sequence ATGTTGTCGCACGTCTGGAGCAGCACCACCCTCGGGGTGGATGCGTTGCCCATCGAGATCGAGACGCACATTGATCAGGGGTTGCCGTCCTACACGGTGGTAGGGTTGCCGGCCGGAGCGGTGCGGGAGTGCCGCGACCGGATCTGGGCGGCGCTGAAGAACACCGCGCTGCCGGTGCCGCGCGGGGCCATCACGATCAACCTGGCGCCGGCCGACGTGCGCAAGGAGGGGGCCTCGCTCGACCTGCCGATCGCCCTGGGGCTTCTGGCGGCCGGCGGCGACCATTTCGACCCCGCGCGGCTGGACCGCTACTTCATCACGGGCGAGCTGGCGCTCGACGGCACGGTGCGGCCGGTCAGCGGGGTGCTGCCGATGACCCTGCGGGCGCGTCAGGAGGGGAAGCGGGGGGTGCTCGTGCCGGCCGAGAACGCGCCGGAGGCCGCCGTCGTCGAGGGGATGGAGGTCTATCCCATCGCGAACATCGTCGAGGCGTTCCGGCTGCTGGCCGGGTACGACACGGCGCCGAAACCCTTCCGGCGCGATCTCCGGCGGCTCTTCGAGGAGGCGCGGCGCGAGACGGTGGACTTTGCCGACGTGCGGGGGCAGGAGAACGTCAAGCGGGCGCTGGAGGTGGCGGCCGCCGGCGGGCACAACGTCATCATGATCGGCCCGCCGGGGGCCGGTAAGACGATGCTGGCCCGCCGCCTGCCGACGATCCTGCCGCCGCTCTCGCCGGACGAGGCCCTGGAGACGACGAAGATCCACTCGGTCGGGGGAAAGCTGCGGGGCGGACACGGGTTGATCGCCACGCGGCCGTTCCGGGCGCCGCACCACACGATCTCGGACGCGGGACTCTGTGGAGGCGGGGCGCATCCGCGTCCCGGCGAGATCTCGCTGGCACACAACGGCGTGCTTTTCCTGGACGAGTTGCCGGAGTTCAAGCGGCAGGTGCTGGAGGTGTTGAGGCAGCCGCTGGAAGATGGGTGTATCACCATCAGCCGGGCGCAGCTTTCGGTCGAGTACCCGGCGCGGTTCATGCTGGTGGCGAGCATGAACCCCTGCCCGTGCGGGCATCTGAACGACCCGCACCGGGCCTGCGTGTGCGCGCCACCGCAGGTACAGCGCTACCTGGCGAAGATTTCGGGGCCGCTGATGGACCGGATCGACCTGCACATCGAAGTGACGCCGGTGCCGTTCGAGGAGCTGAGCCGGCGGGGGGAGGGGGAGCCGTCGGCGGCGGTGCGGGCGCGTGTGGTGGCGGCGCGGGAGCGGCAGGCGGCGCGTTTTGCCGGGGAGCCGGGGGTGTACTGTAACGCGCAGATGGGTTCACGGCTGGTGCGCCGTTATTGCAAAACAAAAAAAGAAGGGCAGCAACTCCTCCGGCTGGCCATCGAGCGGCTGGGACTCAGCGCCCGGGCCTACGACCGCATCCTGAAGGTGGCCCGTACGATCGCCGACCTGGCCGGGGCCGAGGACATCGGCCCGGAACACCTCTCGGAAGCCATCCAGTACCGCTCACTCGACCGGGGCTGGTGGCACGGGTGA
- a CDS encoding LacI family DNA-binding transcriptional regulator, giving the protein MPVTIRDVARAAGVSPSTVSRAFNNSPLVKPETREHVLRIAAKMRYVPNATARNLTLQKTEVLGLILPKPREEFYLELIRGTDEAASQAGYKLLISSTNNRLEDVVGALQTMHGMVDGLLINSPHHDVATLSHLLPEDLPVVFLQSAIDDEPFDCFRIANRRGAYLAVKHLIDLGHRQIALIKSEEQNFETRERLQGCYDAFREAGITPEPTFEFTGTFTQESGYRAGVEFLKLDRRPTAIFAFDDHMAIGALRAIREAGLSVPDDVAIIGFDDVMSARLAIPPLSSVRVPVRDMGAQAVYRLIELLDTWDHRTPETIELPAELVIRASTAGN; this is encoded by the coding sequence ATGCCCGTTACGATTCGCGACGTGGCACGTGCCGCCGGAGTCTCACCGAGCACGGTGTCACGCGCCTTCAATAACAGTCCCCTCGTCAAACCCGAGACGCGGGAGCACGTCCTCCGCATCGCCGCCAAGATGCGGTACGTCCCGAACGCCACCGCCCGGAACCTGACACTCCAGAAAACGGAGGTGCTGGGTCTCATCCTGCCCAAGCCGCGCGAGGAATTCTATCTGGAACTCATCCGCGGCACCGACGAGGCCGCCTCGCAGGCCGGGTACAAGCTGCTCATCTCAAGCACGAACAACCGGCTCGAGGACGTCGTGGGCGCGCTCCAGACCATGCACGGCATGGTCGACGGGCTGTTGATCAACTCCCCGCATCACGACGTGGCGACGCTGTCGCACCTGCTGCCGGAAGATCTTCCGGTGGTGTTCCTGCAGTCCGCCATAGACGACGAACCGTTCGATTGCTTCCGGATCGCCAACCGCCGGGGCGCCTACCTTGCTGTCAAACACCTGATCGACCTGGGTCACCGGCAGATCGCTCTGATCAAGAGTGAAGAACAGAACTTCGAGACCCGTGAACGCCTGCAGGGATGCTACGACGCGTTTCGCGAAGCCGGCATCACACCCGAGCCCACGTTCGAATTCACCGGCACCTTTACCCAGGAGAGCGGCTACAGGGCCGGCGTGGAATTCCTGAAGCTCGACCGTCGCCCCACCGCCATCTTTGCGTTCGACGACCACATGGCCATCGGCGCCCTCCGGGCGATACGGGAGGCGGGCCTCTCGGTGCCGGACGACGTGGCAATCATCGGGTTCGACGACGTGATGAGCGCCCGCCTGGCCATCCCCCCCCTTTCTTCCGTCCGCGTGCCCGTACGCGACATGGGAGCGCAGGCAGTCTATCGCCTGATCGAACTCCTCGACACCTGGGACCACCGGACGCCCGAGACGATCGAGCTACCGGCCGAACTGGTGATCCGAGCCAGCACCGCAGGAAACTGA
- a CDS encoding NAD(P)/FAD-dependent oxidoreductase, with the protein MQRTHIVIVGNGITGITTARFVRKWSNHRITVISAESDHFYSRPALMYLYMGHLTYAQTKPYDDGFWERNDIELLRDYVRSIDTEARRLHLSSGNTLHYDRLVLATGSKSNRFGWPGEDLDGVQGLYGLQDLERMERNTRGIERAVVVGGGLIGVEMAEMLHSRGIQVTFLVRERSYMDYLLPPEESEMVNRHLCRHGIDLRLSTELREILPDEAGRVRAVVTTGGEEIPCRFVGLAVGVHPNVDVTEGSGIETNRGILVNTYFETNVPGVYAAGDCAEFREPPPGRKRIEQLWYTGRMHGYTLARTLCGERTPYRPGVFFNSAKFFDIEYQTYGDVAPVPREGEETLFWQHPSGDKSIRINFRRDDHRVLGFNLMGVRYRHEVCAGWIRQRRPMPYVLAHLGAANFDPEFFARYERELVAQYNARYPDRAVRLKKKKGLWASLTT; encoded by the coding sequence ATGCAGCGAACCCACATCGTCATCGTCGGCAACGGCATCACCGGTATTACCACGGCGCGCTTCGTGCGAAAATGGAGCAACCACCGCATCACGGTGATCTCGGCCGAATCCGACCATTTCTACTCCCGCCCGGCGCTCATGTACCTCTACATGGGCCATCTGACGTACGCCCAGACGAAGCCGTATGATGACGGATTCTGGGAGCGGAACGACATCGAGCTGCTGCGGGATTACGTCCGGTCGATCGACACGGAGGCCCGGCGGCTTCACCTGAGTTCGGGCAACACCCTGCACTACGACAGGCTGGTGCTGGCCACCGGCTCGAAGTCGAACCGGTTCGGATGGCCGGGGGAGGACCTCGACGGGGTACAGGGGCTCTACGGCCTGCAGGACCTGGAGCGGATGGAGCGGAACACCCGCGGGATCGAGCGGGCCGTGGTCGTGGGCGGCGGGCTGATCGGGGTCGAAATGGCGGAGATGCTCCACAGCCGGGGCATCCAGGTAACGTTCCTGGTACGGGAGCGCAGTTATATGGATTACCTCCTGCCGCCCGAGGAGTCCGAGATGGTGAACCGGCACCTGTGCCGGCACGGGATCGACCTGCGGCTCTCGACCGAACTCCGGGAGATCCTTCCGGACGAGGCGGGACGCGTACGGGCCGTCGTCACCACGGGCGGTGAGGAGATCCCCTGTCGCTTCGTCGGGCTCGCCGTCGGTGTTCACCCGAACGTGGATGTGACCGAGGGTTCCGGCATCGAGACGAACCGGGGCATCCTGGTCAACACGTACTTCGAGACGAATGTCCCCGGCGTCTACGCGGCCGGCGATTGCGCCGAGTTTCGGGAGCCACCGCCGGGACGCAAGCGGATCGAACAGCTCTGGTACACGGGCCGGATGCACGGCTACACGCTGGCCCGGACGCTCTGCGGCGAGCGCACCCCGTACCGTCCCGGCGTCTTCTTCAACAGTGCCAAGTTCTTCGACATCGAATACCAGACCTACGGCGACGTGGCACCGGTACCCCGCGAGGGCGAGGAGACGCTCTTCTGGCAGCATCCTTCGGGAGACAAAAGCATCCGGATCAACTTCCGGCGTGACGACCACCGGGTCCTCGGGTTCAACCTGATGGGCGTGCGCTACCGGCACGAGGTCTGTGCCGGGTGGATCCGGCAGCGGCGCCCGATGCCGTACGTGCTCGCGCACCTCGGGGCGGCCAACTTCGACCCCGAATTCTTCGCACGGTACGAGCGGGAACTCGTCGCGCAATACAATGCCCGGTATCCGGACCGGGCCGTCAGGTTGAAGAAAAAGAAAGGGCTATGGGCCTCGTTAACCACGTAG